The Drosophila bipectinata strain 14024-0381.07 chromosome 2L, DbipHiC1v2, whole genome shotgun sequence genome has a segment encoding these proteins:
- the tutl gene encoding protein turtle isoform X3, with protein sequence MGVSADLGSHQWWRALSQHSRQPQAQPGRHQRQLLASGLPSRTDTITGKKSHPAPLAKSCLGKSTSGKRERSSSCSPISRCCYKPELSSRSVQALYLVATLFLALIATDVQAHNIPDDAVHITAILGEGVIFNCHVEFPNDHPVPYVLQWDKKGSDLPIYIWYESYPEHIEEGYKGRVSRVSQDSPFGSASLNLTNIRESDQGWYECKVVFLNRDPKQHKNGTWFHLDVHAPPRFSVTPEDIIYVNLGDSIILNCQADGTPTPEILWYKDANPVDPSPTVGIFNDGTELRISTIRHEDIGEYTCIARNGEGQVSHTARVIIAGGAVIMVPPTNQTKPEGEKVIFSCEAKAMPGNVTVRWFREGSPVREVAALETRVTIRKDGSLIINPIKPDDSGQYLCEVSNGIGDPQSASAYLSVEYPAKVTFTPTVQYLPFRLAGVVQCYIKSSPQLQYVTWMKDKRLLEPYQMKDIVVMANGSLLFTTVNEEHQGQYSCTPYNAQGTAGASGIMDVLVRKPPAFTVEPETLYQRKVGDSVEMHCDATEAEGTDRPTIKWQRQEGEQLSDSQRNRIKISGGNITIENLRREDFGYYQCVVSNEVATLMAVTQLVIEGTQPHAPYNITGKATESSITLQWLPGYSGGSEYKQDYTIWFREAGVNDWQTISVTPSGSTQVTINGLASGTTYEFQVVGRNVLGDGLMSKVMNVRTLEDAPAAPRNVKAATQPPDSFFQLMPDEAGPKPGPPRNVSVTEISNGFLITWQSPLERAHIVKFYTIKYRTDAQWKTLNRGQIRPEETQYLVKNLVGGRTYYFRVLANSEKSYESSDEVKFPVPARVKHKAITAGVVGGILFFIVAIILSVCAVKICNKRKRRKQEKEFNMVACRITDARNIAANNHHLNNRSTGSVSSGQVPLKKYKQTRISSLTAILIAILHWIWPPDRCTNCHSIYSSPQGEDADDGDGGGAQAGSRRSVSRIQRSLDGRFVVDMSASKLGYSHNLDPASQDEVDGSFFERRNSNVSQKSSSDDGGFLSRRNFITARASWRRPLVASSSQLSLQSAADSARGFLQGLLKIGGVAPKPTYFGEAPAVAGARYQNVMRPYTTNSNLYGDADRSKPLHISTISGNLNQPPYTPSRISRLFSSSPQLRQHHQPLLSSGSGNYPTHFSDLSMVYPNTTEQSSHNLSNRYRYYSQELPYLRTIQEETRRQQQQQLSVDSIEPFVPLQMPSPPSWRSYQLQTQLTHHRPRTRWYPRHYSRLFGNNRPQQHELLSPLPDLNLALRNGGISMNPGLEASPESRSSSSGFGSKNTSNHPGSTSEWRLLPPYRAPPSPPKNPGCYEAGVQLQSGEQQAQAQTPHGSYSYNLGATNPSYTMAYWLQMISRLNAATDSSLPKACPVDVGSVDGHYEFDPSTPTPSASSMLREDLNLHIDTQSHLFHPPHHHHTLGPLSGSLLHSHAPYGASRKPRSQNLPHLPRYDNVEARLQAMREEFYAYRKRQAMQQMDSVC encoded by the exons ATGGGCGTGAGCGCTGACCTTGGGTCTCATCAATGGTGGCGGGCATTGAGCCAGCACAGCCGACAACCGCAGGCGCAGCCAGGAAGGCATCAACGCCAGCTTCTTGCTAGCGGGCTGCCTTCAAGGACTGACACAATTACTGGCAAAAAGTCGCACCCTGCTCCGCTCGCCAAATCTTGCTTAGGAAAATCGACAAGCGGAAAGCGAGAAAGGAGTTCCAGTTGCAGTCCCATTTCCCGATGCTGCTATAAGCCAGAACTCAGCTCCAGATCAGTGCAAGCACTCTACCTTGTAGCCACCTTGTTTCTGGCACTTATCGCAACAGATGTACAAGCGCACAACATTCCAG ACGATGCCGTTCACATCACGGCTATTCTCGGCGAGGGCGTCATCTTCAACTGCCACGTGGAGTTCCCCAACGACCACCCCGTGCCGTATGTCCTGCAATGGGACAAGAAG GGCTCGGATCTACCAATCTACATTTGGTATGAGAGCTATCCAGAGCACATCGAGGAGGGCTACAAAGGACGTGTGTCCCGCGTCTCACAGGACTCGCCATTCGGCTCCGCCTCGCTTAACCTGACCAATATTCGAGAGTCGGACCAGGGCTGGTACGAGTGCAAGGTCGTCTTCCTCAACCGGGACCCCAAGCAGCACAAGAACGGTACATGGTTCCACCTAGACGTACATGCACCGCCTCGCTTTAGCGTTACACCAGAGGATATAATTTACGTAAACTTAG GTGATTCAATTATACTAAATTGCCAGGCTGATGGCACTCCCACGCCGGAAATACTCTGGTACAAGGATGCCAATCCCGTCGATCCCTCGCCGACAGTCGGCATATTCAACGACGGCACCGAGCTGCGGATCTCCACCATTCGGCACGAGGACATCGGAGAGTACACTTGCATTGCACGCAATGGTGAGGGACAAGTCTCCCATACGGCCCGTGTTATAATCGCGGGTGGCGCTGTAATCATG GTGCCGCCGACCAATCAAACGAAGCCCGAGGGCGAAAAGGTGATATTCTCCTGCGAGGCTAAGGCCATGCCTGGCAATGTCACTGTGCGCTGGTTCCGCGAGGGATCTCCCGTCCGGGAGGTGGCCGCTCTGGAGACGCGCGTCACAATCCGCAAGGATGGATCGCTTATTATTAATCCCATTAAGCCGGACGACTCGGGCCAGTACCTATGTGAGGTGTCCAACGGGATCGGCGATCCGCAGAGTGCCTCTGCTTACCTCAGCGTCGAAT ACCCCGCCAAGGTAACCTTCACGCCCACAGTGCAGTACCTGCCGTTTAGACTGGCCGGTGTCGTTCAGTGCTATATAAAGTCTAGCCCTCAGCTGCAATATGTCACCTGGATGAAGGACAAGCGTCTCCTGGAGCCCTACCAGATGAAGGACATCGTAGTGATGGCCAACGGATCGCTCCTATTCACAACCGTGAACGAGGAGCACCAGGGCCAGTACTCGTGCACACCCTACAACGCGCAGGGCACTGCAGGAGCCTCAGGCATCATGGACGTGCTCGTGAGAAAGCCCCCGGCATTCACCGTGGAACCAGAGACGCTGTATCAGCGCAAGGTGGGCGACAGCGTGGAGATGCACTGCGACGCCACAGAGGCAGAGGGCACTGACCGACCCACTATCAAGTGGCAGCGGCAGGAAGGCGAGCAACTATCGGACTCGCAGCGCAACCGCATCAAGATCTCCGGCGGCAACATCACTATCGAAAACCTGCGACGCGAGGACTTTGGCTACTATCAGTGCGTGGTGTCCAATGAAGTCGCCACCTTGATGGCCGTTACCCAACTAGTGATCGAAGGCACCCAGCCCCACGCGCCTTACAACATCACCGGCAAGGCCACTGAGTCCTCAATCACGCTACAGTGGCTGCCGGGGTACAGCGGCGGGTCCGAGTACAAGCAGGACTACACCATTTGGTTTCGGGAAGCGGGCGTGAATGACTGGCAGACCATTTCGGTGACGCCCTCGGGAAGCACGCAGGTCACCATTAACGGGCTGGCCTCCGGCACCACCTATGAGTTTCAGGTGGTGGGCCGCAACGTCCTGGGTGACGGACTGATGAGCAAGGTGATGAACGTGCGCACACTGG AAGACGCTCCGGCAGCGCCACGTAATGTCAAGGCTGCAACACAACCGCCCGACTCATTTTTTCAGCTAATGCCAGACGAAGCTG GTCCTAAGCCCGGCCCCCCCAGGAATGTGTCGGTGACGGAGATCTCCAACGGATTCCTTATAACGTGGCAGTCGCCGTTGGAGCGGGCTCACATCGTCAAGTTCTACACCATCAAGTACCGGACAGACGCCCAGTGGAAGACCCTCAATCGGGGTCAGATCCGGCCGGAGGAGACGCAGTATCTGGTGAAGAACCTGGTCGGCGGACGCACATACTACTTCCGGGTGCTGGCTAACTCAGAGAAGTCCTACGAGTCCAGCGACGAGGTGAAGTTCCCTGTGCCGGCACGAGTGAAGCACAAAGCGATAACCGCCGGCGTCGTTGGGGGCATCctgttttttattgttgcgATCATTTTATCGGTTTGTGCCGTAAAAATTTGCAATAAACGTAAACGACGAAAACAGGAAAAAG AGTTCAACATGGTAGCTTGCAGGATAACGGATGCTCGTAACATTGCCGCCAATAATCATCACTTGAACAACCGCAGTACGGGCTCAGTTTCCTCTGGTCAAGTGCCTTTAAAAAA GTACAAACAAACCCGAATATCAAGTCTAACCGCCATTCTTATTGCCATTCTTCACTGGATCTGGCCGCCTGATCGCTGCACTAACTGCCACTCCATCTACAGCTCACCACAGGGAGAGGACGCTGACGACGGCGACGGGGGCGGGGCGCAAGCCGGGAGCAGGCGTTCCGTGAGTCGCATCCAACGAAGTCTCGACGGCCGTTTCGTCGTGGATATGAGTGCATCTAAGCTGGGATACTCCCACAACCTCGACCCTGCCAGTCAGGACGAGGTTGACGGTAGCTTCTTCGAACGCAGGAACAGTAACGTGTCTCAAAAGTCTTCTAGCGATGACGGGGGCTTCCTTTCGCGCCGCAACTTTATAACAGCCCGGGCCTCGTGGCGACGTCCTTTGGTGGCCTCCTCCAGTCAGTTAAGCCTGCAATCTGCGGCGGACTCCGCAAGAGGTTTTCTCCAGGGCTTGCTCAAAATCGGAGGTGTAGCTCCTAAACCAACGTACTTTGGCGAGGCGCCGGCCGTCGCAGGAGCCCGCTACCAAAACGTCATGCGCCCCTACACTACTAACAGCAACTTGTACGGAGACGCGGACAGGAGTAAGCCGTTGCACATCAGCACCATCAGTGGGAATCTCAACCAACCGCCCTACACGCCATCCAGGATCTCGAGGCTGTTTTCCAGTTCGCCCCAGCTGCGCCAGCATCACCAGCCCTTGCTTAGCAGCGGTAGTGGCAACTACCCGACGCACTTCAGTGATCTAAGCATGGTGTATCCCAACACAACTGAGCAGTCATCGCACAACCTAAGCAACAGGTACAGGTATTACTCACAGGAGCTGCCATACCTGCGAACCATTCAGGAAGAGACCCGCcgtcagcagcaacagcaactttCGGTGGACTCCATAGAGCCGTTTGTCCCGCTCCAGATGCCATCGCCCCCATCCTGGAGGAGCTACCAACTGCAGACACAGCTGACACACCACCGGCCCAGGACTCGCTGGTATCCCCGCCACTACTCACGACTCTTCGGCAACAACCGACCGCAGCAGCACGAGCTACTCTCGCCCCTGCCCGATTTAAACCTCGCCCTGCGAAACGGTGGCATTTCCATGAACCCCGGTCTGGAGGCCTCTCCTGAGTCGCGTTCCAGTTCGAGCGGGTTTGGATCAAAGAACACCTCCAATCACCCCGGAAGTACCAGCGAGTGGAGACTGTTGCCCCCGTACAGAGCCCCTCCATCACCGCCCAAAAATCCCGGATGCTACGAAGCCGGAGTGCAGCTGCAGAGCGGAGAGCAACAGGCCCAAGCCCAGACCCCCCACGGTTCCTACAGCTACAACCTGGGGGCCACCAATCCGTCGTACACGATGGCTTACTGGCTGCAGATGATCTCAAGACTTAACGCGGCAACCGACAGCAGCCTTCCCAAGGCCTGTCCAGTGGATGTGGGCAGCGTGGACGGGCACTACGAGTTCGATCCGTCCACGCCGACCCCCAGCGCCTCGAGCATGCTGCGCGAAGATCTCAACCTGCACATAGATACGCAGTCGCACTTGTTCCACCCTCCCCACCATCACCACACCCTGGGCCCCTTAAGCGGGAGTCTGCTGCACAGCCATGCGCCTTACGGGGCGAGCCGCAAGCCGCGCTCCCAGAACCTGCCGCACCTGCCAAGATACGACAACGTGGAGGCGCGGCTGCAGGCCATGCGGGAGGAGTTCTACGCATACCGCAAGCGGCAGGCCATGCAGCAGATGGACAGTGTGTGCTGA
- the tutl gene encoding protein turtle isoform X6: MGVSADLGSHQWWRALSQHSRQPQAQPGRHQRQLLASGLPSRTDTITGKKSHPAPLAKSCLGKSTSGKRERSSSCSPISRCCYKPELSSRSVQALYLVATLFLALIATDVQAHNIPDDAVHITAILGEGVIFNCHVEFPNDHPVPYVLQWDKKVSETGSDLPIYIWYESYPEHIEEGYKGRVSRVSQDSPFGSASLNLTNIRESDQGWYECKVVFLNRDPKQHKNGTWFHLDVHAPPRFSVTPEDIIYVNLGDSIILNCQADGTPTPEILWYKDANPVDPSPTVGIFNDGTELRISTIRHEDIGEYTCIARNGEGQVSHTARVIIAGGAVIMVPPTNQTKPEGEKVIFSCEAKAMPGNVTVRWFREGSPVREVAALETRVTIRKDGSLIINPIKPDDSGQYLCEVSNGIGDPQSASAYLSVEYPAKVTFTPTVQYLPFRLAGVVQCYIKSSPQLQYVTWMKDKRLLEPYQMKDIVVMANGSLLFTTVNEEHQGQYSCTPYNAQGTAGASGIMDVLVRKPPAFTVEPETLYQRKVGDSVEMHCDATEAEGTDRPTIKWQRQEGEQLSDSQRNRIKISGGNITIENLRREDFGYYQCVVSNEVATLMAVTQLVIEGTQPHAPYNITGKATESSITLQWLPGYSGGSEYKQDYTIWFREAGVNDWQTISVTPSGSTQVTINGLASGTTYEFQVVGRNVLGDGLMSKVMNVRTLDLLAYFDIFFHTDSRGKLVYSPPKLIVKGPKPGPPRNVSVTEISNGFLITWQSPLERAHIVKFYTIKYRTDAQWKTLNRGQIRPEETQYLVKNLVGGRTYYFRVLANSEKSYESSDEVKFPVPARVKHKAITAGVVGGILFFIVAIILSVCAVKICNKRKRRKQEKEFNMVACRITDARNIAANNHHLNNRSTGSVSSGQVPLKNNIEHYRDYESVFIVPGPSCHNQNRTNKPEYQV; this comes from the exons ATGGGCGTGAGCGCTGACCTTGGGTCTCATCAATGGTGGCGGGCATTGAGCCAGCACAGCCGACAACCGCAGGCGCAGCCAGGAAGGCATCAACGCCAGCTTCTTGCTAGCGGGCTGCCTTCAAGGACTGACACAATTACTGGCAAAAAGTCGCACCCTGCTCCGCTCGCCAAATCTTGCTTAGGAAAATCGACAAGCGGAAAGCGAGAAAGGAGTTCCAGTTGCAGTCCCATTTCCCGATGCTGCTATAAGCCAGAACTCAGCTCCAGATCAGTGCAAGCACTCTACCTTGTAGCCACCTTGTTTCTGGCACTTATCGCAACAGATGTACAAGCGCACAACATTCCAG ACGATGCCGTTCACATCACGGCTATTCTCGGCGAGGGCGTCATCTTCAACTGCCACGTGGAGTTCCCCAACGACCACCCCGTGCCGTATGTCCTGCAATGGGACAAGAAGGTGAGCGAAACG GGCTCGGATCTACCAATCTACATTTGGTATGAGAGCTATCCAGAGCACATCGAGGAGGGCTACAAAGGACGTGTGTCCCGCGTCTCACAGGACTCGCCATTCGGCTCCGCCTCGCTTAACCTGACCAATATTCGAGAGTCGGACCAGGGCTGGTACGAGTGCAAGGTCGTCTTCCTCAACCGGGACCCCAAGCAGCACAAGAACGGTACATGGTTCCACCTAGACGTACATGCACCGCCTCGCTTTAGCGTTACACCAGAGGATATAATTTACGTAAACTTAG GTGATTCAATTATACTAAATTGCCAGGCTGATGGCACTCCCACGCCGGAAATACTCTGGTACAAGGATGCCAATCCCGTCGATCCCTCGCCGACAGTCGGCATATTCAACGACGGCACCGAGCTGCGGATCTCCACCATTCGGCACGAGGACATCGGAGAGTACACTTGCATTGCACGCAATGGTGAGGGACAAGTCTCCCATACGGCCCGTGTTATAATCGCGGGTGGCGCTGTAATCATG GTGCCGCCGACCAATCAAACGAAGCCCGAGGGCGAAAAGGTGATATTCTCCTGCGAGGCTAAGGCCATGCCTGGCAATGTCACTGTGCGCTGGTTCCGCGAGGGATCTCCCGTCCGGGAGGTGGCCGCTCTGGAGACGCGCGTCACAATCCGCAAGGATGGATCGCTTATTATTAATCCCATTAAGCCGGACGACTCGGGCCAGTACCTATGTGAGGTGTCCAACGGGATCGGCGATCCGCAGAGTGCCTCTGCTTACCTCAGCGTCGAAT ACCCCGCCAAGGTAACCTTCACGCCCACAGTGCAGTACCTGCCGTTTAGACTGGCCGGTGTCGTTCAGTGCTATATAAAGTCTAGCCCTCAGCTGCAATATGTCACCTGGATGAAGGACAAGCGTCTCCTGGAGCCCTACCAGATGAAGGACATCGTAGTGATGGCCAACGGATCGCTCCTATTCACAACCGTGAACGAGGAGCACCAGGGCCAGTACTCGTGCACACCCTACAACGCGCAGGGCACTGCAGGAGCCTCAGGCATCATGGACGTGCTCGTGAGAAAGCCCCCGGCATTCACCGTGGAACCAGAGACGCTGTATCAGCGCAAGGTGGGCGACAGCGTGGAGATGCACTGCGACGCCACAGAGGCAGAGGGCACTGACCGACCCACTATCAAGTGGCAGCGGCAGGAAGGCGAGCAACTATCGGACTCGCAGCGCAACCGCATCAAGATCTCCGGCGGCAACATCACTATCGAAAACCTGCGACGCGAGGACTTTGGCTACTATCAGTGCGTGGTGTCCAATGAAGTCGCCACCTTGATGGCCGTTACCCAACTAGTGATCGAAGGCACCCAGCCCCACGCGCCTTACAACATCACCGGCAAGGCCACTGAGTCCTCAATCACGCTACAGTGGCTGCCGGGGTACAGCGGCGGGTCCGAGTACAAGCAGGACTACACCATTTGGTTTCGGGAAGCGGGCGTGAATGACTGGCAGACCATTTCGGTGACGCCCTCGGGAAGCACGCAGGTCACCATTAACGGGCTGGCCTCCGGCACCACCTATGAGTTTCAGGTGGTGGGCCGCAACGTCCTGGGTGACGGACTGATGAGCAAGGTGATGAACGTGCGCACACTGG ACCTATTAGCctattttgacattttctttcACACCGACTCGCGGGGCAAGCTTGTTTACTCGCCGCCCAAGTTGATTGTCAAAG GTCCTAAGCCCGGCCCCCCCAGGAATGTGTCGGTGACGGAGATCTCCAACGGATTCCTTATAACGTGGCAGTCGCCGTTGGAGCGGGCTCACATCGTCAAGTTCTACACCATCAAGTACCGGACAGACGCCCAGTGGAAGACCCTCAATCGGGGTCAGATCCGGCCGGAGGAGACGCAGTATCTGGTGAAGAACCTGGTCGGCGGACGCACATACTACTTCCGGGTGCTGGCTAACTCAGAGAAGTCCTACGAGTCCAGCGACGAGGTGAAGTTCCCTGTGCCGGCACGAGTGAAGCACAAAGCGATAACCGCCGGCGTCGTTGGGGGCATCctgttttttattgttgcgATCATTTTATCGGTTTGTGCCGTAAAAATTTGCAATAAACGTAAACGACGAAAACAGGAAAAAG AGTTCAACATGGTAGCTTGCAGGATAACGGATGCTCGTAACATTGCCGCCAATAATCATCACTTGAACAACCGCAGTACGGGCTCAGTTTCCTCTGGTCAAGTGCCTTTAAAAAA CAATATTGAACATTACCGTGATTATGAAAGCGTTTTTATAGTTCCAGGTCCATCCTGTCATAATCAAAATC GTACAAACAAACCCGAATATCAAGTCTAA
- the tutl gene encoding protein turtle isoform X7, producing the protein MGVSADLGSHQWWRALSQHSRQPQAQPGRHQRQLLASGLPSRTDTITGKKSHPAPLAKSCLGKSTSGKRERSSSCSPISRCCYKPELSSRSVQALYLVATLFLALIATDVQAHNIPDDAVHITAILGEGVIFNCHVEFPNDHPVPYVLQWDKKVSETGSDLPIYIWYESYPEHIEEGYKGRVSRVSQDSPFGSASLNLTNIRESDQGWYECKVVFLNRDPKQHKNGTWFHLDVHAPPRFSVTPEDIIYVNLGDSIILNCQADGTPTPEILWYKDANPVDPSPTVGIFNDGTELRISTIRHEDIGEYTCIARNGEGQVSHTARVIIAGGAVIMVPPTNQTKPEGEKVIFSCEAKAMPGNVTVRWFREGSPVREVAALETRVTIRKDGSLIINPIKPDDSGQYLCEVSNGIGDPQSASAYLSVEYPAKVTFTPTVQYLPFRLAGVVQCYIKSSPQLQYVTWMKDKRLLEPYQMKDIVVMANGSLLFTTVNEEHQGQYSCTPYNAQGTAGASGIMDVLVRKPPAFTVEPETLYQRKVGDSVEMHCDATEAEGTDRPTIKWQRQEGEQLSDSQRNRIKISGGNITIENLRREDFGYYQCVVSNEVATLMAVTQLVIEGTQPHAPYNITGKATESSITLQWLPGYSGGSEYKQDYTIWFREAGVNDWQTISVTPSGSTQVTINGLASGTTYEFQVVGRNVLGDGLMSKVMNVRTLEDAPAAPRNVKAATQPPDSFFQLMPDEAGPKPGPPRNVSVTEISNGFLITWQSPLERAHIVKFYTIKYRTDAQWKTLNRGQIRPEETQYLVKNLVGGRTYYFRVLANSEKSYESSDEVKFPVPARVKHKAITAGVVGGILFFIVAIILSVCAVKICNKRKRRKQEKEFNMVACRITDARNIAANNHHLNNRSTGSVSSGQVPLKNSRSILS; encoded by the exons ATGGGCGTGAGCGCTGACCTTGGGTCTCATCAATGGTGGCGGGCATTGAGCCAGCACAGCCGACAACCGCAGGCGCAGCCAGGAAGGCATCAACGCCAGCTTCTTGCTAGCGGGCTGCCTTCAAGGACTGACACAATTACTGGCAAAAAGTCGCACCCTGCTCCGCTCGCCAAATCTTGCTTAGGAAAATCGACAAGCGGAAAGCGAGAAAGGAGTTCCAGTTGCAGTCCCATTTCCCGATGCTGCTATAAGCCAGAACTCAGCTCCAGATCAGTGCAAGCACTCTACCTTGTAGCCACCTTGTTTCTGGCACTTATCGCAACAGATGTACAAGCGCACAACATTCCAG ACGATGCCGTTCACATCACGGCTATTCTCGGCGAGGGCGTCATCTTCAACTGCCACGTGGAGTTCCCCAACGACCACCCCGTGCCGTATGTCCTGCAATGGGACAAGAAGGTGAGCGAAACG GGCTCGGATCTACCAATCTACATTTGGTATGAGAGCTATCCAGAGCACATCGAGGAGGGCTACAAAGGACGTGTGTCCCGCGTCTCACAGGACTCGCCATTCGGCTCCGCCTCGCTTAACCTGACCAATATTCGAGAGTCGGACCAGGGCTGGTACGAGTGCAAGGTCGTCTTCCTCAACCGGGACCCCAAGCAGCACAAGAACGGTACATGGTTCCACCTAGACGTACATGCACCGCCTCGCTTTAGCGTTACACCAGAGGATATAATTTACGTAAACTTAG GTGATTCAATTATACTAAATTGCCAGGCTGATGGCACTCCCACGCCGGAAATACTCTGGTACAAGGATGCCAATCCCGTCGATCCCTCGCCGACAGTCGGCATATTCAACGACGGCACCGAGCTGCGGATCTCCACCATTCGGCACGAGGACATCGGAGAGTACACTTGCATTGCACGCAATGGTGAGGGACAAGTCTCCCATACGGCCCGTGTTATAATCGCGGGTGGCGCTGTAATCATG GTGCCGCCGACCAATCAAACGAAGCCCGAGGGCGAAAAGGTGATATTCTCCTGCGAGGCTAAGGCCATGCCTGGCAATGTCACTGTGCGCTGGTTCCGCGAGGGATCTCCCGTCCGGGAGGTGGCCGCTCTGGAGACGCGCGTCACAATCCGCAAGGATGGATCGCTTATTATTAATCCCATTAAGCCGGACGACTCGGGCCAGTACCTATGTGAGGTGTCCAACGGGATCGGCGATCCGCAGAGTGCCTCTGCTTACCTCAGCGTCGAAT ACCCCGCCAAGGTAACCTTCACGCCCACAGTGCAGTACCTGCCGTTTAGACTGGCCGGTGTCGTTCAGTGCTATATAAAGTCTAGCCCTCAGCTGCAATATGTCACCTGGATGAAGGACAAGCGTCTCCTGGAGCCCTACCAGATGAAGGACATCGTAGTGATGGCCAACGGATCGCTCCTATTCACAACCGTGAACGAGGAGCACCAGGGCCAGTACTCGTGCACACCCTACAACGCGCAGGGCACTGCAGGAGCCTCAGGCATCATGGACGTGCTCGTGAGAAAGCCCCCGGCATTCACCGTGGAACCAGAGACGCTGTATCAGCGCAAGGTGGGCGACAGCGTGGAGATGCACTGCGACGCCACAGAGGCAGAGGGCACTGACCGACCCACTATCAAGTGGCAGCGGCAGGAAGGCGAGCAACTATCGGACTCGCAGCGCAACCGCATCAAGATCTCCGGCGGCAACATCACTATCGAAAACCTGCGACGCGAGGACTTTGGCTACTATCAGTGCGTGGTGTCCAATGAAGTCGCCACCTTGATGGCCGTTACCCAACTAGTGATCGAAGGCACCCAGCCCCACGCGCCTTACAACATCACCGGCAAGGCCACTGAGTCCTCAATCACGCTACAGTGGCTGCCGGGGTACAGCGGCGGGTCCGAGTACAAGCAGGACTACACCATTTGGTTTCGGGAAGCGGGCGTGAATGACTGGCAGACCATTTCGGTGACGCCCTCGGGAAGCACGCAGGTCACCATTAACGGGCTGGCCTCCGGCACCACCTATGAGTTTCAGGTGGTGGGCCGCAACGTCCTGGGTGACGGACTGATGAGCAAGGTGATGAACGTGCGCACACTGG AAGACGCTCCGGCAGCGCCACGTAATGTCAAGGCTGCAACACAACCGCCCGACTCATTTTTTCAGCTAATGCCAGACGAAGCTG GTCCTAAGCCCGGCCCCCCCAGGAATGTGTCGGTGACGGAGATCTCCAACGGATTCCTTATAACGTGGCAGTCGCCGTTGGAGCGGGCTCACATCGTCAAGTTCTACACCATCAAGTACCGGACAGACGCCCAGTGGAAGACCCTCAATCGGGGTCAGATCCGGCCGGAGGAGACGCAGTATCTGGTGAAGAACCTGGTCGGCGGACGCACATACTACTTCCGGGTGCTGGCTAACTCAGAGAAGTCCTACGAGTCCAGCGACGAGGTGAAGTTCCCTGTGCCGGCACGAGTGAAGCACAAAGCGATAACCGCCGGCGTCGTTGGGGGCATCctgttttttattgttgcgATCATTTTATCGGTTTGTGCCGTAAAAATTTGCAATAAACGTAAACGACGAAAACAGGAAAAAG AGTTCAACATGGTAGCTTGCAGGATAACGGATGCTCGTAACATTGCCGCCAATAATCATCACTTGAACAACCGCAGTACGGGCTCAGTTTCCTCTGGTCAAGTGCCTTTAAAAAA TTCCAGGTCCATCCTGTCATAA